The following are encoded in a window of Streptomyces sp. SAT1 genomic DNA:
- a CDS encoding type I polyketide synthase has protein sequence MTDDTGVLRPLHETLREHARRLGEKTAFQDRRTRLSYRALERRAGRLAGHLARLGLARGERVAILLGNRVEAVESLLAVTRASGVGVPLDPGSTGAEAARLLDDCAARVLVTDDDRLTRHPGLLSRPGLTVVAVSGAGTDPAPGAESGPAEAAAAGVPRALRYEDLAGTEPGVPARDDLGLDEVAWLLYTSGSSGVPKGVLSTQRNRLSCVAAGLVGVLGLGERDRLLWPLPLHHAMSQVVCVLGVTASGASAVLPDRFSVAEVLGELRREDAPYTLLGGVPTTCSALLDAVRREAGAEDGDDGDGDDGDGRGRGRGLGTPALRGCVSGGAPAGAGFRRAFETVCGVPFLEHYGSTEAGPVTMAAPGEATAPGSCGRVLPGTRVRVGGGADGRDTGEGELWVSGPGVMPGYHDRPEATAEVLRDGWFRTGDLARIDARGDIVITGRAGDLIVRGGVNVHPAEVEAVLRRLPEVADAAVYGRPHPLFGEVPVAQLVAAPGGAGLDRGRILAACRAELSAAKVPAGLYEVGHIPRTASGKIVRSALADRPARPLEADDVAGVPMAAGGPASAGGPASAGGPGAPEESAAAGEPDTADGSGTAGRPGTGKGLSAVDGLGAAGEPSTAGRPDTAEGSGAVDGSGAAGEPSTPGGPAAVEGTTADLLGLVRREAAAVLGCAPGAVDPGTALRDLGMDSLAATALRERLSTATGLPLGEAVAFDFPTAAALAAHLRARSAAAPAAVPPARRAAAPPDEDPVVIVGMACRYPGGVTSPEELWRLVAEGRDAIGPFPTDRGWDTEALYDPDPGRPGRTYVREGGFLSGVDLFDPGFFGISPREATAMDPQHRLLLEVAWEAVEHAGILPRALRGTATGVYAGLMYSDYAGRLTRTPEQVEGYLSIGNAGSVASGRISYTLGLEGPAVTVDTACSSSLVALHLAAQSLRRGECVYALAGGATVMSGPSSFVEFSRQRALAPDGRCKAFGAAADGTGWAEGAGMLLLCRRSQARRAGLSVLAVVRGSAVNQDGASNGLTAPHGPAQQRVIRQALADAGLAPGDIDAVEAHGTGTRLGDVIEAEAFLEVYGRQPRERPLRLGSVKSNIGHTQAAAGVAGVIKTVQAMAHGVLPRTLHADAPSPRIDWSSGRVALLNRPVEWPVTERPRRAGVSSFGISGTNAHVVLEEPPADPDASPPSPTAAALPTSAAPEPVPVPLPVSARTEAGLRAQARRLYEYVGARPDAAPVDLGHSLATTRTAFEHRAVAVARDRAGLLDSLRLLADGETKAGVRRGSSRSRGPLAFLFTGQGSQRLGMGRELSAARGQFPAFARSFEACCALLDPLLPVPLRDVVFADAGTEKAALLETTRFAQPALLAVETALFRQFEEWGVRPDLVAGHSVGEVAAAHAAGVLSLADACTLVAARGRLMDALPPGGGMASVAAGADEVADALAGTGGAVEIAAVNGPASVVVSGDLDAVRETAAYFRERGRPVTHLRVSHAFHSARMDPMLADFSEAVRDLDFAAPRLPLVMAVSPGRAATGAEVATAEFWVDHVRRPVRFADSVARLRDRGAAHYVELGPDGVLTGLVRRCLAAPGPAPAAPEQGGGADGTNDVDGTDGGDGTDGGDGAGRGAGTEAGTGRTAPTLLLSTLRGARPEAESVLDTLAALHTHGVPVDWRAVFAGRGGRRVPLPTYAFQRRRHWLDAAPPHPSAASTASAASAPTPSGVAAPPGAGPVHPFLRTRVTTADDGGLLLGGLLSVRDQPWLADHMVAGSVLLPATAFVEMALYSGAAAGTPVLGELTLTAPLVLPSDSAVEVQIKVAGPDARRRRTVLFHARPHTPAGDRPWQRHASGTLEPPEHAPADPHPDGEEFAGSAMSGNGTTWPPSGALPLPPLPPLSPSSPSSSADGRGRDPYERLAGDGLRYGPAFRGLRAGWRRGQELYADVVLPTAATAHAPAAGSEQGLGQGLAQGLTRDFALHPALFDAALHALALHGTTTDAGDRPGGDTSRPALPFAFDGVRLHRPAADVRRLRVRIAPGREGRWRVDLADEAGVPVASVDALTLRQLSSPTSQSAGTLAGGLHRVDWVPADGAPQSEAVPHWGVLGETGTPLVDALAPPGSGVPVHAALAALGSLGTPPPVVVAPCPAPPDTDAGARDDAGRTRWAATWALRLVREWLAAPRLAKSRLVVVTRDAVAPAGADPAPADGTGPVPATAEPSLPAHTPVWGLVRSALRENPGSFALVDVDGDPASWRLLPALAASPAPETAVRRGVAHVPELVRVPGAGAGRRHGRAAGPPTGRRLDPGGTVVITGGTGSLGALVARHLVTAHGVRHLVLAGRRGPQAPGVDGLVAELGAAGARVSVRACDVGDRTALAALLDGVPEDRPLTGIVHTAGVLDDGIVPALTDDRLARVLRPKADAALALHELTRGHDLAVFVLFSSVAGTFGSAGQATYAAANCVLDALARHRRLLGLPGTSIAWGPWRQHGGMMAHLTDADLRRMAAAGFGPLGDDEGLALFDAAVAGDDPVVVAARLDPAALRSGDPGAPHIGGPAAGRRPPRPVRGPADPAGDPLARRPGPLLARVRALAASVLGHPEGADAVHPDDLLADQGLDSLAAVELRNRLTAATGLALPATLLFDFPTPRAVAAELAQRYAREVAAAERVGTLAAPAPAPAPAPAPAPAPAPAPAPAPGCDGSPAHSGSALSGSDAHEESPGHDKPAPDSLGGLFRTACAQGRTWDGMVLLTVAARFRPVFDRAGAAAEAHGPVPLAPDTAGPRLVCFPALSALSGPQEYARLGAGLRDLRPVSALRHPGFGAGEALPATLDALLTAQAAAVRAVADGGPVVLLGRSAGGWVAQAVAERLAADGAAPRAVVLLDTHPSPDADREQALPAMTVDMLRRAARFASAEPDRLTAMARYAELFAGWAPQRLAAPTLFVRARDPLPGTGPAPVWPLPHTEVTVPGDHFTLLEEHARTTALAVHDWLAGAV, from the coding sequence GTGACCGATGACACGGGAGTCCTCAGGCCGCTGCACGAGACGCTGCGGGAGCATGCGCGGCGCCTCGGCGAGAAGACCGCGTTCCAGGACCGGCGTACGCGGCTGTCCTACCGTGCGCTGGAGCGGCGCGCCGGACGGCTGGCCGGCCACCTGGCGCGGCTCGGACTGGCGCGGGGCGAGCGGGTGGCGATCCTGCTCGGCAACCGGGTGGAGGCCGTCGAGAGCCTGCTCGCCGTCACCCGTGCGAGTGGTGTGGGCGTACCGCTGGATCCCGGGAGCACCGGGGCGGAGGCGGCCCGGCTGCTGGACGACTGCGCGGCACGCGTGCTCGTCACCGACGACGACCGGCTGACGCGCCACCCCGGGCTGCTGTCCCGCCCCGGACTCACGGTGGTCGCGGTGTCCGGCGCCGGGACGGACCCCGCGCCGGGGGCGGAGAGCGGCCCCGCGGAAGCGGCGGCGGCCGGTGTCCCGCGCGCGCTGCGGTACGAGGACCTGGCCGGTACGGAGCCGGGTGTGCCCGCGCGGGACGACCTCGGTCTCGACGAGGTGGCCTGGCTGCTCTACACGTCCGGGTCCTCGGGTGTCCCCAAGGGGGTCCTGTCGACCCAGCGCAACCGTCTGTCGTGCGTCGCCGCGGGCCTGGTCGGCGTCCTGGGTCTGGGCGAACGGGACCGGCTGCTGTGGCCGCTGCCCCTGCACCACGCCATGAGCCAGGTGGTCTGCGTCCTCGGAGTGACCGCGAGCGGGGCGAGCGCGGTGCTGCCGGACCGGTTCTCGGTGGCGGAGGTGCTCGGCGAACTGCGCCGCGAGGACGCCCCGTACACCCTGCTCGGCGGGGTGCCGACGACCTGCTCGGCGCTGCTCGACGCGGTCCGGCGCGAGGCGGGGGCCGAGGACGGGGACGACGGGGACGGGGACGACGGGGACGGGCGCGGGCGCGGGCGCGGGCTGGGCACACCGGCGCTGCGGGGCTGTGTCAGCGGCGGCGCCCCGGCGGGCGCCGGGTTCCGCAGGGCGTTCGAGACGGTCTGCGGGGTGCCGTTCCTGGAGCACTACGGCAGCACCGAGGCGGGGCCGGTCACCATGGCGGCGCCGGGCGAGGCGACCGCCCCCGGTTCGTGCGGCCGGGTGCTGCCCGGCACCCGGGTCCGCGTCGGTGGCGGCGCGGACGGGCGGGACACCGGCGAGGGCGAGCTGTGGGTGAGCGGGCCCGGTGTCATGCCCGGGTACCACGACCGCCCCGAGGCCACCGCCGAGGTGCTGCGCGACGGCTGGTTCCGCACGGGCGACCTGGCCCGGATCGACGCCCGCGGCGACATCGTGATCACCGGACGGGCGGGCGATCTGATCGTCCGGGGCGGGGTGAACGTGCATCCGGCCGAGGTGGAGGCCGTGCTGCGGCGGCTGCCCGAGGTGGCGGACGCCGCGGTGTACGGCCGTCCCCACCCGCTCTTCGGCGAGGTGCCGGTGGCCCAGCTGGTCGCCGCGCCGGGCGGGGCCGGTCTTGACCGGGGCCGGATCCTCGCCGCCTGCCGCGCGGAGCTGTCCGCCGCCAAGGTGCCCGCCGGCCTGTACGAGGTCGGGCACATCCCCCGCACCGCCTCCGGGAAGATCGTGCGGTCCGCCCTCGCCGACCGCCCGGCACGGCCGCTGGAGGCGGACGACGTGGCGGGAGTGCCGATGGCGGCCGGGGGGCCGGCCTCTGCCGGAGGACCGGCCTCTGCGGGAGGACCGGGTGCGCCCGAGGAGTCGGCTGCGGCCGGAGAGCCGGACACGGCCGACGGATCCGGTACGGCCGGACGACCAGGTACGGGCAAAGGGTTAAGCGCGGTCGACGGGTTGGGCGCGGCCGGAGAGCCCAGTACGGCCGGACGACCAGATACGGCCGAAGGGTCAGGCGCGGTCGACGGATCGGGCGCGGCCGGAGAGCCCAGTACGCCCGGGGGGCCGGCCGCCGTCGAAGGAACGACCGCGGATCTGCTGGGCCTCGTGCGGCGGGAGGCGGCGGCTGTGCTCGGCTGTGCGCCGGGGGCGGTGGATCCGGGCACGGCCCTGCGGGACCTGGGCATGGACTCGCTGGCTGCGACGGCGCTGCGCGAGCGGCTGTCGACGGCGACCGGTCTGCCGCTCGGCGAGGCCGTCGCCTTCGACTTCCCCACGGCCGCCGCGCTCGCCGCCCACCTTCGGGCGCGGAGCGCCGCCGCGCCCGCCGCGGTCCCGCCCGCGCGCCGGGCCGCGGCCCCGCCGGACGAAGATCCTGTGGTGATCGTGGGCATGGCCTGCCGCTACCCGGGGGGCGTGACCTCCCCCGAGGAGCTGTGGCGACTGGTCGCCGAGGGGCGGGACGCCATCGGCCCGTTCCCCACCGACCGCGGCTGGGACACCGAGGCGCTGTACGACCCGGACCCGGGGCGGCCGGGCCGGACGTATGTGCGCGAGGGCGGCTTCCTGTCCGGCGTGGACCTCTTCGATCCGGGTTTCTTCGGTATCTCCCCGCGCGAGGCGACGGCCATGGACCCGCAGCACCGGCTGCTGCTCGAAGTGGCCTGGGAGGCCGTCGAGCACGCCGGGATCCTGCCGCGCGCCCTGCGCGGCACCGCGACCGGGGTCTACGCCGGTCTGATGTACAGCGACTACGCGGGACGGCTCACACGGACGCCCGAGCAGGTCGAGGGGTATCTGAGCATCGGCAACGCGGGCAGCGTCGCCTCCGGCCGGATCTCCTACACCCTGGGGCTCGAAGGCCCGGCGGTCACCGTGGACACGGCGTGCTCGTCGTCCCTGGTGGCCCTGCACCTGGCGGCGCAGTCGCTGCGCCGGGGCGAGTGTGTGTACGCGCTGGCCGGAGGGGCGACGGTGATGTCGGGACCCTCGTCGTTCGTGGAGTTCAGCCGGCAGCGGGCGCTGGCACCGGACGGCCGCTGCAAGGCGTTCGGCGCGGCCGCCGACGGCACGGGGTGGGCCGAGGGCGCCGGAATGCTGCTGCTGTGCCGCCGCTCGCAGGCGCGGCGCGCCGGACTCTCCGTCCTGGCCGTGGTACGCGGCTCGGCGGTCAACCAGGACGGGGCGAGCAACGGCCTGACGGCACCGCACGGCCCGGCGCAGCAGCGGGTGATCCGCCAGGCCCTCGCGGACGCGGGCCTGGCGCCCGGGGACATCGACGCGGTGGAGGCGCACGGTACGGGGACCCGGCTGGGCGATGTCATCGAGGCGGAGGCGTTCCTGGAGGTGTACGGGCGGCAGCCGCGCGAACGCCCCCTGCGGCTGGGCTCGGTGAAGTCGAACATCGGGCACACGCAGGCCGCCGCCGGGGTGGCCGGTGTCATCAAGACGGTGCAGGCGATGGCGCACGGTGTGCTGCCGCGCACGCTGCACGCCGACGCGCCCTCCCCCCGGATCGACTGGTCGTCGGGACGGGTGGCGCTGCTGAACCGGCCGGTGGAGTGGCCGGTGACGGAGCGCCCGCGCCGGGCCGGGGTGTCCTCCTTCGGGATCAGCGGCACCAACGCCCATGTGGTGCTGGAGGAGCCCCCGGCGGATCCCGACGCTTCCCCGCCGTCACCGACGGCGGCGGCGCTCCCCACGTCGGCGGCGCCGGAACCGGTTCCCGTGCCGTTGCCGGTCTCGGCGCGGACCGAGGCGGGCCTGCGGGCCCAGGCACGGCGGCTGTACGAGTACGTCGGCGCCCGACCCGATGCCGCGCCGGTGGACCTCGGCCACTCGCTCGCCACCACCCGCACGGCCTTCGAGCACCGGGCCGTGGCGGTGGCCCGCGACCGTGCCGGACTGCTCGACTCGCTGCGGCTGCTGGCGGACGGTGAGACCAAGGCAGGGGTGCGCAGGGGAAGTTCCCGCAGCCGTGGTCCACTGGCTTTCCTCTTCACCGGTCAGGGCAGCCAACGCCTCGGCATGGGCCGTGAATTGTCTGCCGCGCGTGGGCAGTTCCCGGCCTTCGCCCGGTCGTTCGAGGCGTGCTGCGCGCTGCTCGATCCGCTGCTTCCCGTCCCCCTGCGGGACGTCGTGTTCGCCGACGCCGGGACGGAGAAGGCGGCGCTGCTGGAGACGACCCGGTTCGCGCAGCCCGCGCTCCTCGCCGTCGAGACGGCCCTGTTCCGGCAGTTCGAGGAGTGGGGGGTGCGCCCTGACCTGGTGGCCGGGCACTCGGTGGGCGAGGTGGCCGCCGCCCATGCCGCCGGGGTGCTGTCCCTGGCGGACGCCTGCACGCTGGTGGCGGCCCGAGGACGGCTGATGGACGCGCTGCCGCCGGGCGGCGGCATGGCCTCCGTCGCCGCCGGTGCCGACGAGGTGGCCGATGCGCTCGCCGGGACGGGCGGCGCGGTGGAGATCGCCGCGGTCAACGGGCCCGCCTCGGTGGTCGTCTCCGGGGACCTGGACGCGGTGCGGGAGACGGCCGCGTACTTCCGGGAACGCGGCCGGCCGGTGACGCACCTGCGGGTGAGCCATGCCTTCCACTCCGCACGCATGGATCCCATGCTGGCCGACTTCTCGGAGGCGGTGCGGGACCTCGACTTCGCCGCGCCGCGCCTGCCGCTGGTCATGGCCGTGTCGCCGGGCCGGGCGGCCACCGGCGCGGAGGTGGCCACGGCGGAGTTCTGGGTGGACCACGTCCGCCGCCCGGTCCGCTTCGCCGACTCCGTGGCCCGGTTGCGGGACCGGGGTGCGGCGCACTATGTCGAACTGGGCCCGGACGGGGTACTCACCGGCCTGGTCCGCCGCTGCCTGGCCGCGCCCGGACCGGCCCCGGCGGCCCCGGAGCAGGGAGGCGGCGCAGACGGCACGAACGACGTCGACGGCACGGACGGCGGGGACGGCACGGACGGCGGGGACGGTGCCGGAAGGGGTGCGGGCACGGAGGCGGGCACCGGGCGGACCGCGCCGACGCTGCTGCTGTCCACGCTGCGCGGGGCACGGCCGGAGGCGGAGTCCGTCCTCGACACCCTTGCCGCACTGCACACCCATGGGGTGCCGGTCGACTGGCGGGCCGTGTTCGCCGGTCGCGGCGGCCGCCGCGTCCCCCTGCCGACGTACGCCTTCCAGCGCCGCCGCCACTGGCTCGACGCGGCCCCGCCGCACCCTTCCGCCGCCTCCACGGCATCCGCGGCATCTGCGCCCACACCGTCCGGCGTCGCCGCGCCGCCGGGCGCCGGTCCGGTCCATCCGTTCCTGCGCACTCGCGTCACGACGGCCGATGACGGCGGGCTGCTGCTGGGCGGGCTGCTGTCGGTGCGCGACCAGCCCTGGCTGGCCGATCACATGGTGGCCGGGTCGGTCCTGTTGCCCGCGACCGCCTTCGTGGAGATGGCCCTGTACTCCGGTGCCGCCGCCGGGACGCCCGTCCTCGGCGAACTCACCCTGACCGCGCCCCTGGTGTTGCCGTCCGACAGCGCGGTGGAGGTCCAGATCAAGGTGGCGGGACCGGACGCGCGCAGGCGGCGGACCGTGCTGTTCCACGCCCGGCCGCACACTCCGGCGGGCGACCGGCCGTGGCAGCGGCACGCCTCGGGCACGCTGGAGCCACCGGAGCACGCCCCTGCGGATCCGCATCCGGACGGCGAGGAGTTCGCGGGGTCCGCCATGTCCGGGAACGGGACGACCTGGCCGCCGTCCGGCGCGCTTCCGCTGCCACCGCTGCCACCGCTGTCGCCGTCGTCGCCGTCGTCGTCCGCCGATGGCAGGGGCCGGGATCCGTACGAGCGTCTTGCCGGGGACGGGCTGCGCTACGGGCCCGCCTTCCGTGGCCTGCGGGCCGGTTGGCGGCGCGGGCAGGAGCTGTACGCCGATGTCGTCCTGCCCACGGCCGCGACCGCCCACGCTCCGGCGGCCGGTTCCGAGCAGGGCCTCGGTCAGGGCCTCGCTCAGGGCCTCACTCGGGACTTCGCCCTGCATCCCGCCCTGTTCGACGCCGCGCTGCACGCCCTGGCGCTCCACGGCACCACCACGGATGCCGGGGACCGGCCCGGTGGTGACACGTCCCGTCCCGCCCTGCCCTTCGCCTTCGACGGGGTCCGTCTGCACAGGCCCGCTGCCGATGTGCGGCGGCTGCGGGTACGGATCGCGCCCGGCCGGGAGGGGCGGTGGCGGGTGGACCTCGCCGACGAGGCGGGTGTGCCGGTGGCGTCCGTCGACGCGCTGACGCTACGTCAGCTCTCCTCTCCCACCTCCCAGTCGGCGGGCACGCTCGCCGGGGGGCTGCACCGGGTGGACTGGGTACCGGCGGACGGGGCGCCGCAGTCGGAGGCGGTGCCGCACTGGGGTGTGCTGGGCGAGACCGGCACACCGCTGGTGGACGCCCTGGCTCCCCCGGGATCGGGTGTTCCCGTACATGCCGCCCTCGCCGCGCTCGGTTCCCTCGGCACCCCGCCGCCCGTGGTCGTCGCGCCGTGCCCCGCGCCCCCGGACACGGACGCGGGAGCGCGGGACGACGCGGGGCGGACGCGGTGGGCGGCGACCTGGGCGCTGCGGCTGGTCCGGGAGTGGCTCGCCGCACCGCGCCTGGCGAAGTCCCGTCTGGTCGTGGTGACCCGCGACGCCGTCGCCCCGGCAGGCGCGGATCCCGCCCCTGCGGACGGCACCGGGCCCGTACCGGCAACGGCGGAACCGTCCCTTCCGGCGCACACGCCGGTGTGGGGCCTGGTCCGCTCGGCGCTGCGGGAGAACCCGGGCAGCTTCGCGCTCGTCGACGTCGACGGGGATCCCGCGTCGTGGCGGCTGCTGCCCGCCCTGGCGGCCTCCCCCGCCCCGGAGACAGCCGTACGGCGGGGCGTGGCGCACGTCCCGGAGCTGGTCCGGGTCCCCGGCGCAGGGGCGGGGCGACGGCACGGGCGGGCGGCCGGACCCCCAACCGGACGGCGGCTGGACCCCGGCGGCACCGTGGTGATCACCGGCGGTACCGGCTCCCTGGGCGCGCTGGTGGCCCGGCATCTGGTCACCGCCCACGGCGTACGGCATCTGGTGCTCGCCGGCCGGCGCGGGCCGCAGGCGCCGGGGGTGGACGGACTCGTCGCGGAGCTGGGTGCCGCGGGGGCCCGGGTGAGCGTCCGGGCGTGCGACGTCGGGGACCGTACGGCGCTCGCCGCCCTGCTCGACGGCGTACCGGAGGACCGTCCGCTGACCGGGATCGTGCACACCGCCGGGGTGCTGGACGACGGGATCGTCCCGGCGCTCACCGACGACAGGCTGGCGCGGGTGCTGCGGCCGAAGGCGGACGCGGCCCTCGCCCTGCACGAGCTGACCCGGGGGCACGACCTGGCCGTGTTCGTGCTGTTCTCCTCGGTGGCGGGCACGTTCGGCTCGGCGGGGCAGGCCACCTACGCGGCGGCGAACTGCGTCCTGGACGCGCTGGCGCGGCACCGGCGGCTGCTCGGGCTGCCCGGCACCTCGATCGCCTGGGGCCCCTGGCGGCAGCACGGCGGCATGATGGCGCACCTCACCGACGCGGACCTGCGGCGGATGGCCGCCGCCGGGTTCGGCCCGCTCGGCGACGACGAGGGCCTGGCCCTGTTCGACGCGGCGGTGGCGGGGGACGATCCGGTGGTGGTGGCGGCCCGCCTCGACCCGGCCGCCCTGCGGTCCGGTGACCCCGGCGCCCCGCACATCGGCGGTCCGGCGGCCGGGCGCCGCCCGCCGCGGCCCGTGCGCGGCCCGGCGGACCCGGCCGGTGACCCGCTCGCCCGGCGGCCCGGACCGCTGCTCGCGCGGGTGCGGGCGCTGGCGGCCTCGGTGCTGGGCCACCCGGAGGGGGCGGACGCCGTCCACCCGGACGACCTGCTCGCGGACCAGGGACTCGACTCGCTGGCCGCCGTCGAACTGCGCAACCGGCTCACGGCCGCCACGGGACTGGCGCTGCCCGCCACCCTGCTGTTCGACTTCCCGACCCCGCGCGCGGTCGCCGCCGAACTGGCGCAGCGGTACGCCCGGGAGGTGGCCGCCGCGGAGAGGGTCGGCACCCTCGCAGCCCCGGCTCCGGCTCCTGCCCCGGCCCCCGCTCCGGCTCCGGCTCCGGCTCCGGCTCCGGCTCCGGCTCCGGGATGCGACGGCTCCCCGGCCCACAGCGGATCCGCTCTCAGCGGATCCGACGCGCACGAGGAGTCCCCGGGGCACGACAAACCCGCACCGGACTCCCTGGGCGGGCTCTTCCGTACGGCCTGCGCCCAGGGACGGACCTGGGACGGCATGGTGCTGCTGACCGTCGCGGCCCGCTTCCGGCCGGTCTTCGACCGTGCCGGGGCCGCCGCGGAGGCGCACGGCCCGGTGCCGCTCGCACCGGACACCGCCGGTCCCCGGCTGGTCTGCTTCCCCGCCCTCAGCGCGCTCTCCGGACCGCAGGAGTACGCCCGTCTCGGCGCCGGACTGCGGGACCTGCGCCCGGTGTCGGCGCTGCGGCACCCGGGGTTCGGCGCCGGGGAGGCGCTGCCCGCCACCCTGGACGCCCTCCTGACCGCCCAGGCGGCGGCGGTCCGGGCGGTCGCGGACGGCGGTCCGGTGGTGCTGCTGGGCCGCTCGGCGGGTGGCTGGGTGGCACAGGCGGTGGCGGAGCGGCTGGCCGCCGACGGGGCAGCGCCCCGAGCCGTGGTCCTGCTCGACACCCACCCGAGCCCGGACGCGGACCGGGAACAGGCGCTGCCCGCGATGACGGTGGACATGCTGCGCCGGGCGGCGCGGTTCGCCTCCGCCGAGCCGGACCGGCTGACGGCCATGGCCCGGTACGCGGAGCTGTTCGCCGGCTGGGCGCCGCAACGGCTCGCCGCGCCCACGCTGTTCGTCCGCGCGCGGGACCCGCTGCCCGGTACCGGACCCGCTCCGGTCTGGCCGCTGCCGCACACCGAGGTCACCGTGCCCGGCGACCACTTCACACTGCTGGAGGAGCACGCCCGGACGACCGCGCTCGCCGTCCACGACTGGCTGGCCGGGGCGGTCTGA
- a CDS encoding carboxylesterase/lipase family protein encodes MHHRPDPVVTTGQGAVRGLRQDDGTLAFHGIPYAAPPRGAGRFAAPRPHPPWSGVRDATAPGPTAPQSARSLGRVDMSPYFGPGWVRGEDYLTVDVRTPGVPDTPGAPGTPGIPGTPGAAERGLPVMVFVHGGGFVAGSTRSPLYDGTAFARNGVVLVTVNHRLGIAGFLDLLGAPANRGLLDVVAALRWVRANIAAFGGDPGNVTLFGQSAGATLVGGVLAAPEAGGLLRRAIVQSGSGLGAFTPEQAARVTAAAARILGAAPHADAFAGLPDEHLVEAAAGLTGIDLRTATDHDPLLGLSPFGLVLGTQPARSVAAGLGAGVDLLIGTNTEEGNLYLVPVDAYARSTEADVHDTAARAHPDPDRLVAAHRTARPGASPGALRSAVLGDALFGAGSRALAEAHVAHPGSATYAYEFAWRSAALGGALGAAHAVELPFVFDRVRLPALRGADGLLGPGEPPAGLAARMHGAWIRFARTGDPGWDPYGTARRTTMRIGTEWTQADDPRRAERLAWT; translated from the coding sequence GTGCACCATCGCCCGGACCCCGTCGTCACCACCGGGCAGGGCGCCGTCCGCGGCCTGCGCCAGGACGACGGCACCCTCGCCTTCCACGGCATCCCCTACGCCGCCCCGCCCCGCGGCGCCGGCCGGTTCGCCGCACCGCGGCCGCACCCGCCCTGGTCCGGCGTGCGCGACGCCACCGCACCGGGACCCACCGCGCCCCAGTCCGCCCGGAGCCTCGGCAGGGTCGACATGTCCCCCTACTTCGGGCCCGGTTGGGTCCGAGGCGAGGACTACCTCACCGTGGACGTCCGGACGCCCGGTGTCCCGGACACTCCCGGCGCGCCCGGCACTCCTGGCATCCCCGGTACTCCCGGAGCCGCCGAACGCGGCCTGCCCGTCATGGTGTTCGTCCACGGCGGCGGATTCGTCGCCGGCTCGACCCGCTCGCCGCTGTACGACGGCACCGCCTTCGCCCGGAACGGCGTCGTCCTCGTCACCGTCAACCACCGGCTCGGCATCGCCGGGTTCCTCGACCTGCTCGGGGCCCCCGCCAACCGCGGCCTGCTCGACGTGGTCGCCGCCCTGCGCTGGGTCCGCGCGAACATCGCCGCGTTCGGCGGCGACCCCGGCAACGTGACCCTGTTCGGGCAGTCGGCCGGGGCGACTCTTGTCGGCGGTGTCCTCGCCGCCCCCGAGGCCGGAGGACTCCTGCGCCGGGCGATCGTCCAGAGCGGCAGCGGCCTGGGCGCGTTCACCCCCGAGCAGGCCGCCCGGGTCACCGCGGCCGCCGCCCGGATCCTCGGCGCCGCACCGCACGCGGACGCCTTCGCCGGCCTGCCCGACGAACATCTGGTCGAGGCCGCCGCCGGACTCACGGGCATCGACCTGCGCACCGCCACCGACCACGACCCGCTCTTGGGCCTCAGCCCCTTCGGCCTGGTCCTCGGCACCCAGCCCGCCCGGTCCGTGGCCGCCGGGCTCGGCGCCGGAGTCGACCTGCTCATCGGGACCAACACCGAGGAGGGAAACCTCTATCTGGTCCCCGTCGACGCGTACGCCCGCTCCACCGAAGCGGACGTGCACGACACGGCGGCGCGCGCCCACCCCGATCCGGACCGGCTGGTCGCGGCGCACCGGACCGCGCGCCCCGGGGCGTCACCCGGCGCCCTGCGGTCCGCCGTCCTCGGCGACGCCCTGTTCGGCGCGGGCAGCCGCGCCCTGGCGGAGGCCCACGTGGCACACCCCGGATCCGCCACCTACGCCTACGAGTTCGCCTGGCGCTCCGCCGCCCTGGGTGGCGCGCTGGGCGCCGCCCACGCGGTGGAACTCCCCTTCGTCTTCGACCGCGTCCGCCTTCCCGCGCTGCGCGGCGCCGACGGCCTGCTCGGCCCCGGAGAACCCCCGGCAGGGCTCGCGGCCCGGATGCACGGCGCCTGGATCCGCTTCGCCCGCACCGGCGACCCCGGCTGGGACCCGTACGGCACCGCGCGCCGGACCACGATGCGCATCGGCACCGAATGGACCCAGGCCGACGATCCGCGCCGGGCCGAACGGCTGGCCTGGACCTGA